One part of the Sporosarcina ureae genome encodes these proteins:
- a CDS encoding carboxymuconolactone decarboxylase family protein, protein MNQDTLYQKSNMKRLPEMAKLVPDTFKAFVAFDQLAMADGLIPKKTKELMAIAIAHVTGCPYCIDTHVTSAKKLDVTKEELAEAVLVATSLKAGSAMAHGLNALQSYDGADNEDLYKKSNLGRFMEFKDLSPEAFRAFNQFDQAAMKPGLIDRKDKELMAIAIAHVTGCPYCIEIHIANAKKMDISKEEVAEAIFVATALKAGSALAHSVNALNSFDA, encoded by the coding sequence ATGAACCAAGACACTTTGTATCAAAAATCCAATATGAAACGACTGCCAGAAATGGCCAAGCTGGTACCCGATACCTTTAAGGCATTTGTTGCATTTGATCAGTTGGCGATGGCGGATGGATTGATCCCAAAGAAGACAAAAGAATTGATGGCAATCGCCATTGCACATGTAACAGGTTGTCCTTACTGTATCGATACACACGTAACTTCAGCAAAGAAGCTGGATGTCACGAAAGAAGAACTAGCGGAAGCGGTACTCGTTGCTACGTCTCTAAAGGCAGGTTCTGCTATGGCCCATGGTTTGAATGCCCTCCAATCCTATGATGGTGCAGATAATGAAGATCTTTATAAAAAGTCTAATCTAGGAAGGTTCATGGAATTCAAAGACCTAAGTCCAGAAGCATTCCGTGCATTTAATCAGTTCGATCAAGCAGCTATGAAACCCGGATTGATCGATAGAAAAGATAAAGAACTTATGGCCATCGCTATTGCCCACGTGACGGGTTGTCCATATTGTATCGAAATTCACATTGCCAACGCTAAAAAGATGGATATCTCGAAAGAAGAAGTGGCAGAGGCTATCTTTGTTGCGACGGCACTAAAAGCAGGATCAGCGCTTGCGCATAGTGTAAACGCTCTCAATAGTTTTGATGCATAA
- a CDS encoding MarR family transcriptional regulator: protein MFNELMDTLYETSRMISSYESVPRTYGTDDELYMVEVHTLSLIGDHKKITTTEIAEITNRTKSAVSQMVEKIIKKGLAVKYRNPNNYRELIIELTDQGRIVHEYHRKLDEAEYGKHLMNLNDYATEDFQSFIDIAKVFNRGMERAMNGQDIIEE, encoded by the coding sequence TTGTTTAATGAACTGATGGATACTTTATATGAAACGTCACGGATGATCAGTTCTTACGAAAGTGTTCCGAGAACTTATGGAACGGATGATGAACTGTATATGGTAGAAGTTCATACACTCAGTTTAATTGGAGATCATAAAAAAATCACCACAACTGAAATTGCTGAGATTACCAATCGTACTAAAAGTGCGGTATCGCAAATGGTAGAAAAAATTATAAAAAAAGGATTGGCTGTTAAATACCGCAATCCGAATAATTACCGGGAATTGATTATTGAGCTTACTGATCAAGGTAGAATCGTGCATGAATACCACAGGAAGCTAGACGAAGCAGAATACGGAAAGCATTTAATGAACCTTAACGACTATGCAACAGAAGACTTTCAATCGTTCATCGACATTGCTAAAGTATTTAATCGTGGAATGGAGCGAGCAATGAATGGTCAGGACATAATCGAGGAGTAG